A DNA window from Janibacter sp. A1S7 contains the following coding sequences:
- a CDS encoding FAD binding domain-containing protein has protein sequence MRPVEFDYTAPTSVEDVLRALADSDDATIMGGGQSLMPVLRMRMADPGLLVDLRRVPELQQVREDGDHLVIGAMTTHHAVAHDALVAEHAGVLGQAAARVGDPQIRYRGTTGGALAHADPAGDIAPAVLALDGVIEVSGPTGARTVPAAEFFRGPFTTALDEGEVVTAIRLPKHTGWGMRYEKFSHVAQSWAIVAVAAAVRVEDGVIARVRLGMANMGQTPLRAEAAEAALTGASLEAQSLHEAAARAGEGTSPAVDPAGTAEYRRHLAGVLSGRAVTAAAGVGG, from the coding sequence GACTACACCGCACCCACCAGCGTCGAGGACGTGCTGCGGGCCCTGGCCGACAGCGACGACGCCACGATCATGGGTGGTGGCCAGTCGCTGATGCCCGTGCTGCGGATGCGTATGGCCGACCCGGGACTGCTCGTCGACCTTCGTCGGGTGCCCGAGCTGCAGCAGGTGCGCGAGGATGGCGATCACCTCGTCATCGGCGCCATGACCACGCACCACGCCGTGGCGCACGACGCGCTCGTCGCGGAGCATGCCGGGGTGCTGGGTCAGGCGGCTGCCCGCGTCGGTGACCCGCAGATCAGGTACCGGGGAACCACCGGTGGAGCGCTGGCCCACGCCGACCCGGCCGGTGACATCGCCCCCGCCGTGCTCGCCCTCGACGGGGTGATCGAGGTCAGCGGGCCCACCGGTGCGCGGACCGTGCCGGCGGCCGAGTTCTTCCGCGGCCCCTTCACCACCGCTCTGGACGAAGGGGAGGTCGTGACCGCGATCCGGCTGCCCAAGCACACCGGGTGGGGGATGCGGTACGAGAAGTTCTCCCACGTGGCCCAGTCGTGGGCCATCGTCGCCGTGGCGGCCGCTGTCCGGGTCGAGGACGGCGTCATCGCCCGGGTGCGCCTCGGGATGGCCAACATGGGGCAGACCCCGCTGCGGGCGGAGGCTGCCGAGGCAGCACTGACCGGTGCCTCGCTCGAGGCGCAGTCGCTGCACGAGGCCGCGGCGCGCGCCGGTGAGGGAACGTCGCCGGCGGTCGACCCAGCGGGTACGGCCGAGTACCGCCGTCACCTCGCCGGCGTCCTCTCCGGCAGGGCCGTCACGGCAGCTGCCGGGGTGGGCGGATGA
- a CDS encoding LamB/YcsF family protein — translation MSAGTSQLIDLNADGGESFGRWALGADESLAPMISSINVACGWHAGDPATMATSVALAKEHDIGLGAHPGFPDLTGFGRRAMAFTPTEAAQAVLYQTGALRAFADHAGVPLRHVKPHGSLYGLLMKDDDAADAVSDAVAEVDASLFIVLEAGHCAERQRNRGHKVAAEAFADLEYTDDGHIIIDPKNQRRDPQWCADQVADILDGRIRSVNGVESSIRADTICLHSDRPGAVDNARAVVDRMTSTGWTIRSLHHIDQEGS, via the coding sequence ATGAGCGCTGGTACGTCGCAGTTGATCGATCTCAATGCGGACGGCGGTGAGAGTTTCGGTCGATGGGCCCTGGGTGCCGATGAGTCCCTGGCGCCGATGATCTCCTCGATCAACGTCGCCTGCGGGTGGCACGCCGGGGACCCGGCGACCATGGCCACCTCCGTCGCGCTCGCCAAGGAGCACGACATCGGGTTGGGAGCGCACCCGGGCTTCCCGGACCTCACCGGCTTCGGGCGCCGGGCCATGGCGTTCACGCCGACCGAAGCAGCGCAGGCCGTGCTGTACCAGACCGGTGCCCTGCGGGCCTTTGCCGACCACGCGGGTGTCCCCCTTCGCCACGTCAAACCCCACGGCAGCCTGTACGGGCTGCTGATGAAGGACGACGACGCAGCCGATGCCGTGTCCGACGCCGTCGCCGAGGTTGATGCGTCCCTCTTCATCGTGCTGGAGGCCGGGCACTGTGCAGAGCGTCAGCGCAACCGTGGCCACAAGGTGGCGGCCGAGGCCTTCGCCGACCTGGAGTACACGGACGACGGCCACATCATCATCGACCCGAAGAACCAGCGTCGCGACCCCCAGTGGTGCGCCGACCAGGTCGCCGACATCCTCGACGGGCGAATCCGGTCGGTCAACGGCGTCGAGTCCTCGATCCGGGCGGACACGATCTGCCTGCACTCGGACCGGCCCGGGGCCGTGGACAACGCCCGCGCCGTCGTCGACCGCATGACCAGCACGGGGTGGACGATCCGGTCCCTCCACCACATCGACCAGGAGGGTTCATGA